A genomic segment from Burkholderia plantarii encodes:
- a CDS encoding ABC transporter substrate-binding protein, producing the protein MKRLLSTLAVTAALAALAPAVPATAATPAGIFVIATQIGEFSTLDPAEIYEQVPSEYVANTYERLVRVDLHDPTKFEGRIAQSWSVAADGLTYTFKLKPGLKFHSGNPVTADDVAWSLQRTVLLGKGPAGVLADLGLTKDNVREKVRAVDAATVTLQTDRKTAPSFVLNVLGTGPASIADRKLLDGHARDGDFGNAWLKTHDAGSGPYQLVKWTPNESLVLQRFDGYPTPYPMKRVVLRHVPEASAQRLLLENGDADAARNLSPDSLAALARDGRIHVATTPVAALMYLSLNTKNPNLARPEVQQAMKWLVDYDGIQRNIISATYQVHETFLPDGFLGALDRNPYHRDVAKARALLAKAGLANGFDVTMDMPNDYPYVEIAQALQANFAQAGIRVKLLPGDAKQAIGKYRARQHDIFIGEWSPDYMDPNSNARGFAWNPDNSDASPTKMLAWRNGWNIPELTKQTDAALVEPSPAKRAKLYQALQQSVLDHSPFVIMFEKVAQVATRPGVTGPEVGPINDLTSYRSLKK; encoded by the coding sequence ATGAAGCGCCTGCTGTCCACGCTCGCCGTCACCGCCGCGCTCGCGGCGCTGGCGCCCGCCGTTCCCGCCACCGCCGCGACGCCGGCCGGCATCTTCGTGATCGCCACGCAGATCGGCGAGTTCTCGACGCTCGACCCGGCCGAGATCTACGAACAGGTGCCGTCCGAGTACGTCGCGAACACCTACGAGCGGCTGGTGCGCGTCGATCTGCACGACCCGACGAAGTTCGAAGGCCGGATCGCGCAGTCGTGGAGCGTCGCCGCCGACGGCCTCACCTACACGTTCAAGCTGAAGCCCGGCCTCAAGTTCCATTCCGGCAACCCGGTCACGGCCGACGACGTCGCCTGGTCGCTGCAGCGCACGGTGCTGCTCGGCAAGGGGCCGGCCGGCGTGCTGGCCGATCTCGGCCTGACCAAGGACAACGTGCGGGAGAAGGTGCGCGCCGTGGATGCCGCCACCGTGACGCTGCAGACCGACCGCAAGACCGCGCCGAGCTTCGTGCTGAACGTGCTCGGCACCGGCCCCGCCTCGATCGCCGATCGCAAGCTGCTCGACGGCCACGCGCGCGACGGCGACTTCGGCAACGCCTGGCTGAAGACCCACGACGCCGGCAGCGGCCCGTACCAGCTGGTCAAGTGGACGCCGAACGAAAGCCTCGTGCTGCAGCGCTTCGACGGCTATCCCACGCCCTATCCGATGAAGCGCGTCGTGCTGCGCCACGTGCCCGAGGCGTCGGCGCAGCGGCTGCTGCTGGAAAACGGCGACGCCGACGCGGCGCGCAACCTGAGCCCCGACAGCCTCGCCGCGCTCGCCAGGGACGGCAGGATCCACGTCGCCACCACGCCGGTGGCGGCGCTGATGTACCTGAGCCTCAACACGAAGAATCCGAACCTGGCCCGGCCCGAGGTGCAGCAGGCCATGAAGTGGCTGGTGGACTACGACGGCATCCAGCGCAACATCATCTCGGCCACCTACCAGGTGCATGAGACCTTCCTGCCCGACGGCTTCCTCGGCGCGCTCGACCGCAATCCGTACCACCGCGACGTGGCCAAGGCCCGCGCGCTGCTGGCCAAGGCGGGCCTCGCGAACGGCTTCGACGTGACGATGGACATGCCGAACGATTACCCCTACGTCGAGATCGCGCAGGCGCTGCAGGCGAACTTCGCGCAGGCCGGCATCCGCGTGAAGCTGCTGCCCGGCGACGCGAAGCAGGCGATCGGCAAGTACCGCGCGCGGCAGCACGACATCTTCATCGGCGAGTGGTCGCCCGACTACATGGACCCGAACAGCAACGCGCGCGGCTTCGCCTGGAATCCCGACAATTCCGACGCCTCGCCCACCAAGATGCTGGCCTGGCGCAACGGCTGGAACATTCCCGAGCTGACGAAGCAGACCGACGCGGCGCTCGTCGAGCCGTCGCCGGCCAAGCGCGCGAAGCTGTATCAGGCGCTGCAGCAGTCGGTGCTCGACCACTCGCCGTTCGTGATCATGTTCGAGAAGGTCGCGCAGGTCGCCACGCGGCCCGGCGTGACGGGGCCGGAAGTCGGCCCGATCAACGACCTGACCTCGTATCGCAGCCTGAAGAAGTGA
- a CDS encoding bestrophin family protein has protein sequence MIIRPREHWFRMLFVWNGSVLQSILPQLAVMTVISLLALLTDGRIFGTKVPLNPTPFTLAGLALAIFAAFRNNASYDRYWEARKLWGGVLTATRALVSQALAYDGTPAGRDCARTTIAFVYAMKHQLRGSDPAGDLARHLDAAAQARCAAARFVPVTILQLLRERLAARRRDGALTDTQLWMLDAQLNELGAKLAGCERIASTPIPFPYHVLLHRTIYCYCVMLPFGLVDSIGFATPFVSVFVSYTLIALDTIAGHIADPFGTGPHHLALDTLTRQIERSLCELAGEPLPGEIPADARYHAS, from the coding sequence ATGATCATCCGTCCGCGCGAACACTGGTTCCGGATGCTGTTCGTCTGGAACGGCTCGGTGCTGCAATCGATCCTGCCGCAGCTCGCGGTGATGACGGTGATCAGCCTGCTGGCGCTGCTGACCGACGGCCGCATCTTCGGCACCAAGGTGCCGCTGAATCCCACGCCGTTCACGCTGGCCGGCCTCGCGCTGGCGATCTTCGCGGCGTTCCGCAACAACGCCAGCTACGACCGCTACTGGGAGGCGCGCAAGCTCTGGGGCGGCGTGCTGACCGCCACGCGCGCGCTGGTCTCGCAGGCGCTCGCCTACGACGGCACGCCGGCCGGCCGCGACTGCGCGCGCACCACCATCGCGTTCGTCTACGCGATGAAGCACCAGTTGCGCGGCAGCGATCCGGCCGGGGATCTCGCCCGCCATCTCGACGCGGCGGCCCAGGCACGCTGCGCCGCCGCGCGCTTCGTGCCGGTGACGATACTGCAGCTGCTGCGCGAGCGCCTGGCCGCGCGCCGCCGCGACGGCGCGCTCACCGACACGCAGCTCTGGATGCTCGACGCGCAGTTGAACGAACTCGGCGCGAAGCTGGCCGGCTGCGAGCGGATCGCCTCCACGCCGATCCCGTTCCCGTACCACGTGCTGCTGCACCGGACCATCTACTGCTACTGCGTGATGCTGCCGTTCGGCCTCGTCGATTCGATCGGCTTCGCCACGCCGTTCGTGTCCGTGTTCGTGTCATACACGCTGATCGCGCTCGACACCATCGCCGGCCACATCGCCGACCCGTTCGGCACCGGCCCGCACCACCTCGCGCTCGACACGCTCACGCGCCAGATCGAACGCTCGCTCTGCGAACTCGCCGGCGAGCCGCTGCCCGGGGAAATCCCGGCCGACGCGCGCTATCACGCCTCGTGA